In Verrucomicrobiota bacterium, the following are encoded in one genomic region:
- the mnmA gene encoding tRNA 2-thiouridine(34) synthase MnmA, with protein sequence MTVPALGTHPLLGQIPPITLAGMPQKDPAFPFFLLRPPEFILQFALGSVKLATSMTSKGRAIIGMSGGVDSSVAAYFLKQAGYEPIGITMKVWQKCMSHAEEKCCGPQAVADARAVCHALGMPHYVVDEAKEFEKIIIDYFTSEYKKGRTPNPCVMCNEHMKFGSLQQKALSLGATFVATGHYAIIEERNGRMILRKGADRKKDQSYFLFSLDQEQLRHSVMPLGDKTKPEIRAIAKELGLKTYDKEDSFEICFVPGNDYAAFLEKRVGAENFSKGGIYDKEGKFIADHDGIERFTIGQRKGLPGGSPKPRYVIDIDPDTSRVIVGDQEDLFVSEFKIDRASWSGIERPTGPIRASVKIRYSHPGAMGTVISLDENETLIKLDEPQRAVTPGQACVLYDDDVVLGGGWIMREAKIANAPAQEMVSII encoded by the coding sequence GTGACTGTCCCGGCATTAGGGACACATCCCCTCCTCGGGCAAATTCCTCCAATCACCCTCGCAGGAATGCCTCAAAAAGATCCGGCATTCCCGTTTTTTCTGCTCCGTCCCCCAGAGTTTATTTTGCAATTTGCACTGGGATCGGTTAAATTAGCCACTTCTATGACATCAAAAGGACGTGCCATCATTGGAATGAGCGGGGGAGTCGACTCCTCCGTCGCCGCCTATTTCCTCAAACAAGCCGGATATGAGCCCATCGGAATCACGATGAAGGTATGGCAAAAATGTATGAGCCATGCCGAGGAGAAGTGTTGCGGCCCCCAAGCCGTCGCCGATGCACGCGCCGTTTGCCACGCCCTAGGCATGCCCCACTACGTAGTGGATGAGGCCAAGGAATTTGAAAAAATCATCATTGATTATTTCACGAGCGAATACAAAAAAGGACGAACCCCAAACCCCTGCGTCATGTGTAATGAACACATGAAATTTGGGTCCCTCCAACAAAAAGCCCTATCCCTCGGGGCGACCTTTGTTGCCACCGGCCACTATGCGATTATCGAGGAACGCAACGGGCGGATGATTTTGCGTAAAGGGGCTGACCGTAAAAAAGACCAGTCTTACTTCCTTTTCAGCCTCGATCAGGAACAACTCCGTCATTCAGTCATGCCTTTGGGTGATAAAACCAAACCTGAAATCAGGGCTATCGCGAAGGAGCTCGGGCTGAAAACCTATGACAAGGAAGACAGCTTCGAGATTTGTTTTGTTCCCGGTAATGACTATGCGGCATTCCTCGAAAAACGGGTGGGCGCGGAGAATTTCTCCAAGGGGGGTATTTACGATAAGGAGGGAAAATTCATCGCTGACCATGACGGCATCGAACGCTTTACCATAGGACAACGTAAGGGGTTACCCGGGGGCAGTCCCAAACCCCGTTACGTCATCGATATCGATCCGGATACCAGCCGGGTCATCGTGGGTGACCAAGAGGATCTTTTCGTCTCGGAATTTAAGATCGACCGGGCCAGCTGGTCAGGGATCGAAAGGCCTACAGGCCCCATCCGTGCTTCGGTCAAAATCCGTTATTCACACCCGGGGGCCATGGGAACAGTCATTTCCCTCGATGAAAATGAGACCTTGATCAAACTTGATGAACCCCAACGCGCTGTGACACCGGGGCAAGCCTGTGTGCTTTATGACGACGACGTGGTCTTAGGCGGCGGATGGATCATGCGGGAGGCAAAGATCGCCAATGCCCCCGCCCAAGAAATGGTTTCTATCATTTAG